The Tamandua tetradactyla isolate mTamTet1 chromosome 23, mTamTet1.pri, whole genome shotgun sequence genome includes a window with the following:
- the PPL gene encoding periplakin, which produces MNSLFRKKNKGKYSPKVQTRSISNKELSELIEQLQKNADQVERNIVDLEAKLQSDVARLQEGRQPEHRDVALQKVSESEKLLYALEADAAIAKHMKHPQGDMIAEDIRQLRERVANLRGKHTQIYSLAVKEVDPQVNWAMLVEEKLDQLNSQGFGTDLPLVGQQVEQHSIFHNEVKAIGPHLAKDGDKEQNSELQAKYQKLLAVSQARQQHLSSLQDYMQRCTNELYWLDQQAKGRMQYDWSDRNLDYPSRRRQYENFIHRNLEAKEERINKLHSEGDQLLAAEHPGRNSIEAHMEAVHADWKEYLNLLICEESHLKYMEDYHQFRRDVKDAQELLCKVDSDLNQKYSPDFKDRYQIELLLRELDDQEKALDKYEDVVRGLQKRGQQVVPLKYRRETPLKPIPVEALCDFEGDQGLISRGYSYTLQKNNGVSWELTDSAGSKLSAPAVCFMIPPTDPEALALADSLASQYRSVRQKAAGSKSALQQRHEVLKTEHPGDASDLQGRLLLADLDKVANDLDRQEKAITGILRPPLEQGRAVQDSAERAKGLKNITAELLRIEPDKARSTTACDAFMGALPGGGCVPLLRTRVEDTNSKYTRLLQLLDSAQEKLGVANRLEKALQQGRELLAEYEEQLARDDMVPESSCALDDKRQELSAMASELQARKPLLREAEQHLQVAKRCSSTLASRFQEHCPDLERQEAEVHKLGQRFDHLCQQLDHRSQSLQDAKVAYDEYRSGHEHVSHFLSSIPSYEPQETDSCSQVETKLKNQKNLLDEIASWDQEVQKVYANSQQYQQAVKDYELEAEKMKSLLDLENGSHVSKRARLQSPAAKVKEEEAALAAKFTEVNAINRQRLQNLEFALNLLSQQPEGETTHETLHGDKPHSREEETWRIKEELDEELQRRQQLENEVKSAQEEILILQSQKPQESVVRKEVLKKVPDPALEESLQQMQQTLAEEQHKNQLLQEELEALRLRTLEHASRTGGQEYVVKEVLRIEPDRVQAEEVLQLREELEELRRQKGTREAEVVLLQQRIAAVAEERRRAQEKVTEKEVVKLQNDPQLEAEYRQLQEDQQQEGMLKEKQEEELSFLQDKLKRLEKERAMAEGKITVKEVLKVEKDQATEREVADLKRQYEDEASKARATQREKNELLRKIWALEEENAKVVVQEKVREIIRPDPKAESEGANLRLELIEQERKYRAAEEQLRSYQSELEALRKRGPQVEVKEVTKEVIKYKTDPEVEKELQRLREEIVNKTRLIERCDLEIYQLKQEIQALKDTKPQIQTKEVVQEILQFQEDPQTKEEVESLRAKLSEEQKKQVDLERERAFQEEKIKQKEEELSQVREKVVQHEVVRYEEDPGLRAEVNSFTESIDTELRQIDHLRGELRRLQRRRGELERQLEELECERQARREAELEVQRLKHRLAELEKEEGEAREKVTLKQKVVLQQDPQQAREHSLLKLQLEEEKHRRQVLESELETLRKKLLNLEKMEVKEKVVFSESVQVEKGDTEQEIQRLKSSLEEESRSKRELDAEVSRLEAKLSELEFHNSKSSKELDFLREENHKLQLERQNLQLETRRLHSEIEMAAAETRDLRNMTPVDSGKNLDSRLWSLERELDDLKRLSKDKDLEIDELQRRLGSVAVKREQRENHLRRSIVVIDPDTGRELSPEEAHRAGLIDWNMFVKLRNQECDWEEISVKGPNGESSVIHDRKSGKKFSIEEALKNGRLTPAQYDRYVNKDMSIQELAVLVSGQK; this is translated from the exons GATGTGGCCCGGCTCCAGGAGGGCCGGCAGCCGGAGCACCGCGACGTGGCCCTGCAGAAGGTGTCGGAGTCGGAGAAGCTGCTGTATGCGCTGGAGGCCGACGCGGCCATCGCCAAGCACATGAAGCACCCCCAGGGGGACATGATCGCCGAGGA CATCCGGCAGCTGAGGGAGCGTGTGGCCAACCTGCGTGGGAAACACACGCAGATCTACAGCCTGGCGGTGAAGGAGGTGGACCCACAGGTCAACTGGGCCATGCTGGTGGAGGAGAAGCTG GACCAGCTGAACAGCCAGGGCTTCGGGACGGACCTGCCGCTGGTCGGTCAGCAGGTAGAGCAGCACAGCATCTTCCACAACGAAGTCAAGGCCATTGGGCCCCACCTGGCCAAGGATGGGGACAAG GAGCAGAACAGTGAGCTCCAGGCCAAGTACCAGAAACTGCTG GCGGTCTCGCAGGCACGGCAGCAGCACCTGAGCTCGCTGCAGGACTACATGCAGCGCTGCACCAATGAGCTGTACTGGCTGGACCAGCAGGCCAAGGGCCGCATGCAGTACGACTGGAGCGACCGCAACCTCGACTACCCCAGCCGCCGGCGCCAATATGAG AATTTCATCCACCGGAACCTGGAGGCCAAAGAGGAGAGGATCAACAAGCTGCACAGTGAGGGGGACCAGCTGCTTGCGGCTGAGCACCCCGGGAGGAACTCTATCGAG GCGCACATGGAGGCCGTGCACGCAGACTGGAAGGAGTACCTGAACCTGCTCATCTGTGAGGAGAGCCACCTGAAGTACATGGAGGACTACCACCAG TTCCGCAGAGACGTGAAGGACGCCCAGGAGCTGCTGTGCAAAGTGGACTCCGATCTGAACCAGAAGTACAGCCCTGACTTCAAGGACCGATACCAGATCGAGCTGCTGCTACGGGAGCTGGAC GACCAGGAGAAGGCTCTGGACAAGTATGAGGACGTGGTGCGTGGTCTGCAGAAGCGAGGGCAGCAAGTGGTGCCCCTCAAATACCGCCGGGAGACGCCACTCAAGCCCATCCCTGTGGAGGCCCTCTGTGATTTTGAGGGTGACCAG GGCCTGATCTCACGGGGCTACAGCTACACCCTGCAGAAGAACAACGGGGTGAGCTGGGAGCTCACGGACAGTGCCGGCAGCAAGCTGAGTGCCCCGGCCGTCTGCTTTATGATCCCTCCGACCGACCCCGAGGCCCTGGCCCTGGCTGACAG CTTGGCCAGCCAGTACCGGAGTGTGCGGCAGAAGGCAGCTGGCAGCAAGAGTGCGCTCCAGCAGCGGCACGAGGTGCTCAAGACAGAGCAccctggag ATGCCTCTGACCTGCAGGGGCGGCTGCTGCTGGCTGACTTGGACAAGGTGGCCAATGACCTGGACCGACAGGAGAAGGCGATCACGGGAATCCTGCGGCCACCGCTAGAACAGGGCCGGGCTGTGCAGGACAGTGCTGAGAGGGCCAAGGGCCTCAAG AACATCACCGCCGAGCTGCTGCGCATTGAGCCTGACAAAGCGCGGAGCACCACGGCCTGCGATGCATTCATGGGGGCGCTCCCGGGCGGCGGCTGCGTGCCCTTGCTGAGGACCCGTGTGGAGGACACCAACAGCAAATACACACGCCTGCTGCAGCTGCTGGACTCGGCCCAGGAGAA GCTCGGCGTGGCCAACCGCCTGGAGAAGGCCCTGCAGCAGGGCCGGGAGCTGCTGGCCGAGTACGAGGAGCAGCTGGCCCGCGACGACATGGTGCCTGAGAGCAGCTGTGCCCTGGACGACAAGAGGCAGGAGCTGTCC GCCATGGCCTCTGAGCTGCAGGCCAGAAAACCCCTCCTTCGTGAGGCTGAGCAGCATCTACAGGTGGCCAAGCGGTGCTCGAGCACGCTGGCCAGCCGCTTCCAGGAGCACTGCCCCGACCTCGAGCGCCAGGAGGCCGAGGTCCACAAGCTCGGCCAGCGCTTCGACCACCTCTGCCAGCAGCTTGACCACAG GTCCCAGAGTCTACAGGATGCCAAGGTGGCTTATGACGAGTACCGCAGTGGCCATGAGCATGTCTCTCACTTCCTGTCCAGCATCCCCAGTTACGAGCCCCAAGAGACAGATAGTTGCAGCCAGGTGGAGACCAAGCTGAAGAACCAGAAG AACCTGCTAGATGAAATAGCAAGTTGGGATCAGGAAGTACAGAAAGTCTATGCCAATTCTCAGCAGTACCAGCAAGCGGTAAAG GACTATGAGCTGGAAGCAGAGAAAATGAAGTCCCTTCTTGATTTGGAGAATGGCAGCCACGTGAGCAAGAGAGCCAGGCTCCAGTCTCCCGCGGCCAAAGTGAAGGAAGAA GAAGCTGCTCTTGCTGCCAAGTTCACTGAAGTTAATGCTATCAACAGACAGAGGCTGCAGAATCTGGAGTTTGCGCTGAATCTCCTAAGCCAG CAGCCAGAAGGAGAGACGACCCATGAAACCCTGCATGGGGACAAGCCACACTCCAGAGAGGAGGAGACATGGAGGATTAAGGAGGAGCTGGATGAGGAGCTCCAGCGGAGACAGCAACTGGAGAATGAGGTCAAGAGTGCCCAGGAGGAAATCCTGATTCTGCAGAGTCAGAAGCCCCAGGAATCAGTGGTGAGGAAGGAAGTGCTGAAGAAGGTGCCGGACCCCGCGCTGGAGGAAAGCCTCCAGCAGATGCAGCAGACTCTAGCCGAGGAGCAACATAAGAACCAGCTGCTGCAGGAGGAGCTGGAGGCGCTACGGCTGCGCACGCTGGAGCATGCAAGCAGGACAGGGGGGCAGGAGTACGTGGTGAAGGAGGTCCTGCGCATCGAGCCGGATCGAGTGCAGGCAGAGGAGGTCCTGCAGCTCAGGGAGGAGCTAGAGGAGCTGAGAAGGCAGAAGGGCACCCGGGAAGCAGAGGTGGTCCTGCTGCAGCAGCGCATCGCTGCTGTGGCTGAGGAAAGGAGGAGGGCACAGGAGAAGGTCACAGAGAAGGAGGTGGTGAAACTGCAGAATGATCCCCAGCTGGAAGCAGAGTACCGGCAGCTGCAGGAGGACCAGCAGCAGGAGGGCATGCTCAAAGAGAAGCAAGAGGAGGAGCTGAGCTTCCTGCAGGACAAGCTTAAGAGGCTGGAGAAGGAGCGGGCCATGGCCGAGGGGAAAATCACTGTCAAAGAGGTGCTCAAGGTAGAAAAGGATCAGGCCACAGAAAGGGAGGTTGCCGACCTGAAACGCCAGTATGAGGATGAGGCCTCCAAGGCTCGTGCCACCCAGAGGGAGAAAAATGAGCTCCTCCGAAAAATATGGGCCTTAGAAGAGGAAAACGCCAAAGTGGTGGTGCAAGAGAAAGTGCGGGAGATCATCCGGCCAGACCCCAAAGCAGAGAGCGAAGGGGCCAACCTGCGCCTGGAGCTCATAGAGCAGGAGAGGAAGTACAGGGCAGCCGAGGAGCAGCTGAGGAGCTACCAGAGTGAGCTGGAGGCACTCAGAAAGCGGGGACCCCAGGTAGAAGTCAAGGAAGTGACAAAAGAGGTAATAAAGTATAAGACTGATCCTGAGGTGGAGAAGGAGCTTCAGCGGCTCAGGGAGGAGATCGTCAACAAAACCAGGCTGATTGAAAGATGTGACTTGGAGATCTACCAGCTAAAACAAGAGATCCAGGCCTTGAAGGACACCAAGCCCCAGATACAGACCAAGGAGGTAGTCCAGGAGATCCTCCAATTCCAGGAAGATCCCCAAACAAAAGAGGAAGTGGAATCTTTGAGGGCAAAGCTATCGGAAGAACAGAAGAAACAAGTGGATCTTGAGAGGGAGAGGGCTTTCCAGGAAGAGAAAAtcaaacagaaagaagaagagcTTTCCCAGGTGAGGGAAAAGGTGGTCCAGCATGAGGTGGTCAGGTACGAGGAGGACCCTGGGCTGCGGGCTGAGGTGAACTCCTTCACTGAGAGCATTGACACTGAACTCAGGCAGATTGATCACCTCCGTGGGGAGCTGCGCAGGCTACAGCGGCGGCGGGGGGAGCTGGAGCGTCAGCTGGAGGAGCTAGAGTGCGAACGGCAGGCGCGGAGGGAGGCTGAGCTGGAGGTGCAGCGCCTGAAGCATCGGCTGGCTGAgctggagaaggaggagggggaagcCCGAGAGAAGGTGACCCTCAAGCAGAAAGTGGTCCTACAGCAGGACCCCCAGCAGGCCAGGGAACACTCCCTGCTTAAGCTCCAGCTGGAGGAAGAAAAGCACCGGCGACAGGTCTTGGAGAGCGAGCTTGAGACCTTGAGAAAGAAGCTCCTCAACTTGGAGAAGATGGAGGTCAAGGAAAAGGTGGTCTTCTCTGAAAGTGTCCAGGTGGAGAAAGGTGACACcgagcaggagattcagagactcAAGAGCAGCCTGGAGGAGGAAAGCCGGAGCAAGAGGGAGCTAGATGCAGAGGTGAGCCGGCTAGAAGCCAAGTTATCAGAACTGGAATTCCACAACTCCAAGTCGTCCAAAGAACTGGACTTCCTACGGGAAGAAAACCACAAGTTGCAGCTGGAGCGGCAAAATCTGCAGCTGGAGACCAGAAGACTCCACTCAGAAATTGAAATGGCAGCAGCGGAAACACGAGACCTAAGAAACATGACCCCAGTGGACTCAGGGAAGAACCTGGACTCGAGGCTGTGGTCCCTGGAAAGAGAACTGGATGACCTCAAGAGGCTCTCCAAGGACAAAGATCTCGAGATTGACGAGCTGCAGCGGCGCCTGGGCTCTGTGGCCGTCAAGAGAGAGCAGCGAGAGAACCACCTGCGGCGCTCCATTGTGGTCATCGACCCTGACACGGGCCGGGAGCTGTCCCCGGAGGAAGCCCACCGTGCTGGTCTCATCGACTGGAACATGTTTGTGAAACTCAGAAACCAGGAATGCGACTGGGAGGAAATATCAGTGAAGGGTCCGAATGGGGAATCTTCAGTGATACATGACAGGAAGTCAGGCAAAAAGTTCTCCATTGAAGAGGCCTTAAAGAATGGGAGGCTGACCCCTGCTCAATACGATCGTTATGTCAACAAGGACATGTCCATCCAGGAGCTGGCGGTCTTGGTTTCTGGGCAGAAATAG